From one Lolium rigidum isolate FL_2022 chromosome 4, APGP_CSIRO_Lrig_0.1, whole genome shotgun sequence genomic stretch:
- the LOC124706153 gene encoding probable methyltransferase At1g27930 — MKLPGRRLLAVAAAALLVATSLLAATLLTASPLQLLPLLPCLPAVTAPSGAGYEPSGLAALADAAVYYATTRTVPQQSRAEFALSLAVLRRRAPLRLLVFGLGHDSPLWHALNPGGATVFLEEDPEWYRVVRSQSPHLRAHLVRYRTRLDHADLLLGSYKQFPSCVPGAGGGAEPAVRANAACPLALHDLPPEVYENEWDMLMVDAPKGYFPSAPGRMAAIWTAAAMARARRGEGDTDVFLHDVDRRVERMFAEELLCDRFRVGGTGRLWHFRIPPVSRRANTTTAAGGGERPFCR; from the coding sequence ATGAAGCTCCCGGGCCGCCGCCTCCTGGCCGTCGCAGCAGCCGCGTTGCTCGTGGCCACGTCGTTGCTGGCCGCCACCCTCCTCACCGCCTCGCCGCTGCAGTTGCTGCCGCTGCTGCCGTGCCTGCCCGCTGTCACAGCCCCCTCGGGCGCCGGGTACGAGCCGTCCGGCCTCGCCGCGCTCGCCGACGCCGCCGTGTACTACGCCACCACCCGGACCGTGCCGCAGCAGTCGCGCGCCGAGTTCGCGCTCTCCCTGGCCGtgctccgccgccgcgcgccgctgcGGCTGCTCGTGTTCGGCCTCGGCCACGACTCGCCGCTCTGGCACGCGCTCAAccccggcggcgccaccgtgttcCTCGAGGAGGACCCGGAGTGGTACCGCGTGGTGCGCTCGCAGTCGCCGCACCTGCGCGCCCACCTGGTCCGCTACCGCACGCGCCTCGACCACGCCGACCTCCTCCTCGGCTCCTACAAGCAGTTCCCCTCGTGCGtccccggcgccggcggcggcgccgagccCGCCGTCCGCGCCAACGCCGCGTGCCCGCTCGCGCTGCACGACCTGCCGCCCGAGGTGTACGAGAACGAGTGGGACATGCTCATGGTGGACGCGCCCAAGGGGTACTTCCCCTCGGCGCCCGGGAGGATGGCGGCGATATGGACGGCGGCCGCCATGGCGCGCGCGAGGCGCGGCGAGGGGGACACCGACGTGTTCCTGCACGACGTCGACCGCAGGGTGGAGAGGATGTTCGCCGAGGAGCTCCTCTGCGACAGGTTCCGGGTCGGAGGGACCGGCCGGCTCTGGCACTTCAGGATCCCGCCGGTTTCACGGCGGGCCAACACCACCACGGCTGCCGGCGGTGGCGAGAGGCCTTTTTGCAGATGA